CCATTCAGCTCCATCCTTGTATTCCTCATGTCTTGGATATTACTTGGAGATGCTGGCTGTAGTTCTAGCCATTCCAAATGTTTTTGTAGAGcagctattttttggccaacaTGCCCAAATTCGTTCTTATTCCATGCCTCAAGCTTCATCCGACATTGATCTAAGCATGATAGTAATGGATAATCTGAAATAGAAGTCAGCCCCTCTTTCCACGCCTCCAACACCACTGCCTTGCACCTCGGATCCTTTAGCCCATTTTTTCAAATCTAAACAACCGCCTTggtcttcttctccttcttttatttGTGAATCTAAGCAATAATGGTGAATGGTCAGAAGCTGAGGATGTAAGGTGATACAATCTAGCCATAGGAAACCGATTTATCCATTCATTTGTGGCCAATGCACGATCAAGCCTTTCACGTATCTGAGTCCCATCCTTTTTTTGATACAGCCAAGTAAAACATGGACCTATAAATCCCATATCCTTCAATCCGCAGTAGTCAATTGTCTCCACGAATCTCATCATTTGCTGCCTAGGCCGAGAACTACCACCTTCCTTCTCCGACATCCTAGTTAATTCATTGAAGTCTCCAATGACCAACCATGGTAGAGGGGACGTGTGGCTCAACTGCTTCATCCTTGTCTAAGATTCTGACCTCTTTGAAGTATCCGGATTGCCGTAAAATCCTGTTAAGTGCCACCAACCGGAATCTGTTTCGCCTTCCACAAGAGCATCAATGTGTGTTTGTGAGTAAGTTTGGACGTCTAAACGAACCTCCTCCTTCCATAGTAGTGCCAGCCCACCACTTGCACCATCGCTATCCACAAAGAAACCATTCTTGAACTCACATTTGTCTCGAACCATAATCATCCAATCCTCGTTCGACTTAGTCTCCATGAGAAAGACTATTTTGggaacttctttttttattacctCTTTCAAGGCGTTAACTGTCCggaggttcccaagccctcgGCAGTTCCAACTTAATAGATTCATTGGACCCGGCGGGGCTGCCCAGCAACCTCCGCCGCTCTAAATTCTGAAGCCAATAGCAAGCTTAAgtcttttgtttcttgctcaATTTTAGtacgtttttctttttcctgcatcaAGCCATCCTTTGTTTGCTGCATTTTCAATTTCCGTTTGGGCCCCTCTTTTTGCTCTGTTATATCCTCTTTTTCAATAGCTGGTCTGCTAATTCTAACCCATGTTCCTTTGGGCCGAGCCCCTTCTTCCTGCATGGGCCTACTTAAGCCCTCCTCACTACTAGCCGTATTCCTCATGCCCTCCTTCTTTCTTCCTTTACttgctttttccttttccaCCCACCCCATGCAAAATTATGGATTCATTAAATCTCCCTCTTCTATACGGTTCTGTAACCgtggaatattttttatttccacaCCCAGCTGCTCCGTTCCACTTTCCTTGCATTCCACAATTTCCATATTCATCATCTTTCCATGATTAGCCTCATTTACTCCCGTTTGACTTGCGTGTGGACGTTTGGTTCCGATATTTCCGTTTATTGCCTCATCTAGTGCCTTTAATTCCTCCGTAAAAACCGTTGCACATTGATTCCCTTTTACTGTCACTGCCTCACCTGTAACTGTCACTACCTCACCGGTAACTGCACTGCCTGAACCACCGCTAGCAGCGTTTTCCGTCCTCTTCAACCTCATTGGTATCCCCTGTTTCTTGTCCACCGCCTTGGTAAGCCCTCCCTCCTTATACTTCGCCTCTGCATTCCCTTTTTCATACCCCTGGACTTCCACGACTGTCTTCTTCATTGGGTTGTATTGATTAGCATGCATCCATGGACCAAATTGTTGTTTGCTTGGTGATAGTGTTCCACGACTCCGCAGCTAGAGACTACACTCCTTGTCATCATGAGTGAGATGGCCACACCAGTAACATAGATTAGGTAACCTTTCATACATAAAGGAAACCCAACCTTCTTCATTCTCATCAAATTTAACCCTCCGACCTCTGCATAGTGGCTCCGATACATCAATGACCACCCTTACTCTCAGAAAATTACCACCCCTCATTTCAGTCTGATCTTTCGGCACCGTGACCTCTCCCAATGTCTCACCTAAACTGCTTGCCACCTCGCTTGACAGTAGGGAATATGGTAGATTATGAATCTGAATCCAAAAAGCTACCTTGTTGAATTGGAGGTTCTCAATCGGAGAAGACATATCATACCTTTGGAAGACCACCAAATGTCTATCAAACGCCCAAGGTTCGCCCATAAGGACCTTTTCAATATCCTCCTCAGATTCGAACGCAAAGAGTAATATATTATCCCCTGCATTGCTGACTTCAAATTTTCTTCTCGTGCGCCACAAAGGCCTAAAAGTTTTTGCTACCGCCTCAATGTTTATAGATCGCCGCGTAAAGAACTTTGCTGCTAAAGTATATGTCtgccttttcttattttttgatagATCAAACTTGTTATCCTCCTTACTAGACAACGATAGTTTCTTCCAATCCTTTGTTAGTTCCTCCATACTCACCCACGCTCACTGTATCCCCACCCCCTGAAGAAAAAACCCCTAGCCCTACTAGCAACGTTGTCACTAGAGGGAACTCACCTTCCTCCTCAAACAAGGAGGGTAACCACTATGCTACGGTATGGAGAGGAGGAAACCCTGCTCTAAGCCCTACCGAGAACAGACTAAATTTTTCCTCATCTCTCCACTATTTCATACTTAATACACAAAACTCTCACTTTTGTGAAGTCTAGGAGAATATCAGTAGGCAGTCAATTTGATTAGAGAATCTCACTTTTCTAGCAGCACTGCAGCGGGCAATAAAAGTTTCTTTTGGAtaccattgatttggatttggatttgagagGGCCCAAATCCAAATTCTTTGTTTGGATAACTTAAAATCAGAGGAATTTGGATTTGGCCCAGATCCATCATGGATTTCAGGGGTCCAAATTTGTTAATTTCAAATCCTCTCACGGACCATGGAATTTTAAATCCCTCACTACACACTCTTCACTATTCTCACATTTCTCCACCTCTCTCTTCCTCGGCGCCACaagctcttcttctttctttatttctcacAGCAACACAGGTTCATCACTCTAACTTTTCTCTTCTTCGTTGacctctctatttctctatttCTACTAAATCTGAATCCATATAGGCTCTAGGATGTGGGtttcatttgatttgattttttttttttttttgtgggtttgctTGGGTTTCATTTaattgtttgtgggttttgttagggttttgttcatttgtttgtgcGTTTTGTTTCATAGTATTTTCGATGACTTGTTTTGGGtttgtctttattttctatttctattttctttttgtgggtttgtaatgcaaattatttgtttgatgaaatgcttcTATGAACTATCTGTGAGTTGTgaagtaataactaataagtaatTGAAGAAGGTAAACAAAAATGAACGT
This DNA window, taken from Quercus robur chromosome 2, dhQueRobu3.1, whole genome shotgun sequence, encodes the following:
- the LOC126694863 gene encoding uncharacterized protein At4g02000-like → MEELTKDWKKLSLSSKEDNKFDLSKNKKRQTYTLAAKFFTRRSINIEAVAKTFRPLWRTRRKFEVSNAGDNILLFAFESEEDIEKVLMGEPWAFDRHLVVFQRYDMSSPIENLQFNKVAFWIQIHNLPYSLLSSEVASSLGETLGEVTVPKDQTEMRGGNFLRVRVVIDVSEPLCRGRRVKFDENEEGWVSFMYERLPNLCYWCGHLTHDDKECSL